A single window of Micromonas commoda chromosome 6, complete sequence DNA harbors:
- the NIT gene encoding hydrolase, carbon-nitrogen family protein (nitrilase; COG0388; Carbon-nitrogen hydrolase. This family contains hydrolases that break carbon-nitrogen bonds. The family includes: Nitrilase, Aliphatic amidase, Biotidinase, Beta-ureidopropionase.), which yields MEPPPKRAGVSKAAVGQMRATNDLEANFETCSTLASAAASQGCSILFLPECFAYIGIAGNDALAVMEPLDGPLMARYRQLAKDTGVWLSLGGFPETGPDADHRYNTHVLVDSDGDVRASYRKIHLFDVDIPNGPVLMESKTASPGDAIVAADSPIGRLGMTVCYDLRFPELYSRLRHEMGAQIMLVPSAFTKPTGEAHWEVLLRARAIETQSYVIAAAQAGVHSEKRESYGHAIIIDPWGKVLAKLEDPDNGIGIATADIDLGYLEDVRERIPVDKHRRKLETFEATVEKE from the coding sequence ATGGAACCCCCACCGAAGCGCGCTGGTGTCTCCAAAGCCGCGGTGGGGCAGATGCGGGCCACCAACGATTTGGAGGCGAACTTCGAGACGTGCTCGAcgctcgccagcgccgcggcttcgcagGGGTGCTCCATACTCTTCCTCCCCGAGTGTTTCGCGTACATCGGAATAGCGGGAAATGACGCGCTGGCGGTGATGGAACCCCTGGACGGCCCGCTGATGGCACGGTACAGGCAGCTGGCGAAGGACACCGGCGTGTGGCTGTCCCTTGGGGGCTTTCCGGAGACGGGACCGGACGCGGATCACAGGTACAACACGCACGTCCTCGTGGACTCCGACGGGGACGTGCGCGCCAGCTACAGGAAGATTCACCTGTTCGACGTCGACATTCCGAACGGCCCTGTGCTGATGGAGAGTAAGACGGCGTCACCCGGCGATGCAATCGTCGCGGCTGATTCGCCGATAGGGCGGCTTGGCATGACGGTGTGCTACGACCTGCGATTCCCGGAGCTGTACTCGCGGCTGAGGCACGAGATGGGCGCACAGATCATGCTGGTACCGTCAGCCTTCACCAAACCCACGGGTGAGGCACACTGGGAGGTGTTGctgagggcgagggcgatcgaGACGCAGAGctacgtcatcgccgcggcgcaggcaGGGGTTCACAGCGAGAAACGGGAGAGCTACGGGCACGCGATCATCATTGACCCGTGGGGGAAGGTTTTGGCCAAACTCGAGGATCCGGACAACGGCATCGGCATAGCGACCGCGGACATAGATCTCGGGTACCTGGAGGACGTGAGGGAGAGGATTCCGGTAGATAAACATAGGCGAAAGCTGGAGACATTCGAAGCGACCGTCGAGAAGGAGTAG
- a CDS encoding predicted protein, whose protein sequence is MSTSTYVMTKMGLMKKKSSVDPKYCRPQGLYSSHNLNLKKLKKLIIAGKLAPCYPGQEGAEVAAEAGSDKGTSRVSVAKGTYAAQGYGDIVLDECPICFLNYPYLNVSRCCRACICTECFLQVKAPAEGQSVQCPFCKSHGYSVEFRGQKTEAERTAQQKEEAEVAAAVARNREHLLAEEREREKRLLERRRSMGTEGPSTPGTPAQGGENTNDNVDDVHVPEGWEEEYAAMTPQRPDPEARRGRWVNSPPTRDELRRARHEYRGRISSRQQAAREAAVNERELLRQLADQRQRRTRSGLRRQRDHANAMDPAYLRRIQDFVPAHLLDNAPDEALMAAGDLDIEDVMVMEALYLSLQEQEQGEQRERAQRRLADGEDTEVAAAIAQVEAAERERQDEEDALPTAEDIEGGNFDYDEEGEDEEEEEEEEEEEEDADDVERDRASADAAVEAITALRTSSTASRHSTDQYLEDIRRLRVAGYDEDIDDDDDDEEERDEHEHEHEVDDDDYVSPENLLASPPRTSEDGVYAFGISPADVLSATADATERTADALERSAEDMDRAHDAQEASLQRILRTLTANADAIASLSRSRAREAAAREAREEVEAFVSEELEAEFEEEEPAPTLSPGDSERSLGSQFNPGSQFNPVQTIRRHSFTTDDIAETVPG, encoded by the exons atgtcgacgtcgacgtacGTCATGACCAAGATGGGCCTGATGAAGAAGAAGAGCTCGGTCGACCCGAAGTACTGCCGCCCGCAAGGCCTGTACAGCTCGCACAACCTCAACCTCAAGAAGCTGAAGAAATTGATAATCGCGGGCAAGTTGGCGCCTTGCTACCCGGGGCAGGAaggggcggaggtggcggcggaggcggggtcCGATAAGGGCACATCGCGAGTGAGCGTGGCCAAAGGAACTTACGCGGCGCAGGGTTACGGCGacatcgtcctcgacgagtgCCCAATCTGCTTCCTCAACTACCCGTACCTCAACGTCAGCCGCTGCTGCAGGGCGTGCATATGCACCGAGTGCTTCCTGCAGGTCAAGGCGCCAGCAGAGGGCCAGTCGGTGCAGTGCCCGTTCTGCAAGTCACACGGGTACAGCGTGGAGTTCAGGGGGCAGAAGACGGAGGCTGAGCGCACGGCTCAGCAGAAAGAGGAGGCAGAGGTTGCTGCCGCGGTTGCGAGGAATCGAGAACACCtactcgccgaggagcgcgagcgggagaAGCGACTGTTggaacggcggcgaagcaTGGGAACCGAGGGTCCGAGCACACCGGGGACCCCCGCGCAGGGTGGAGAAAACACCAACGacaacgtcgacgacgtgcacGTCCCCGAGGGTTGGGAGGAAGAATacgccgcgatgacgccTCAGAGGCCGGACCCCGAAGCCAGGCGGGGTCGATGGGTCAATTCACCACCCACACGCGACGAGTTGCGTCGCGCCAGGCACGAGTACCGCGGGAGGATCTCGTCGAGGCAGcaggccgcgcgcgaggcggcggtgaacgagcGCGAACTGTTGAGGCAGCTCGCGGATCAAAGGcagcggcggacgcgctcggggcTGAGGCGGCAACGGGATCACGCCAACGCGATGGACCCGGCGTACCTGCGCCGCATACAGGATTTCGTCCCCGCGCACCTGTTGGACAACGCGCCGGACGAGGCACTGATGGCGGCGGGTGACCTGGACATCGAGGACGTCATGGTCATGGAGGCGCTCTACCTCTCGTTGCAGGAGCAGGAGCAGGGGGAGCAGAGGGAGAGGGCGCAGCGGCGACTGGCTGACGGGGAGGACACAGAGGTGGCCGCAGCAATCGCACAGGTCGAGGCGGCAGAACGGGAGCGACaagacgaggaggacgccctACCCACCGCAGAAGACATCGAGGGAGGGAACTTTGACTATGACGAAGAAGGGGAAGatgaggaagaggaggaggaggaagaagaagaagaagaagatgcGGACGACGTTGAGCGCGACCGGGCCtccgcggatgccgccgtggaggccatcaccgcgctccgcacgtcgtccaccgcgagccgGCACTCCACGGACCAGTACCTCGAGGATATCAGGCGACTGAGGGTGGCCGGATACGACGAAGatatcgacgacgacgacgacgacgaggaggagcgcgacgagcacgagcaCGAGCACGAGGTTGACGACGATGACTACGTCAGCCCCGAgaacctcctcgcgtcgccgccgcgcacctccgAGGATGGGGTGTACGCGTTTGGGATATCTCCCGCGGATGTCCTgtccgcgaccgccgacgcgacggaacggacggcggacgcgctggagCGAAGCGCCGAGGACATGGACCGCGCGCATGACGCGCAGGAGGCTTCGCTGCAGCGCATCCTGCGCACGCTGAccgccaacgccgacgcgattGCCTCGctgtcgcggtcgcgcgcgagggaggctgcggcgagggaggcgagggaggaggtggaggcgttcgtctccgaggagctcgaggcagagtttgaggaggaggaacccgcgccgacgctctcGCCGGGCGACAGCGAGAGGAGCCTGGGTTCGCAGTTCAATCCGGGTTCGCAGTTCAATCCGGTGCAGACGATTCGTCGCCACTCCTTCACCACCGATGACATCGCGGAGAcggtgc CTGGGTGA
- a CDS encoding predicted protein, with product MVKEAITYIDRAPNLAVKTELIETLNTVTSGKIFVEVEKARLTRALAKIKEEAGKIDEAASIMQEVAVETYGALSKHEKLFFIEEQVRLCLDKGDYIRAQILSRKINAKSFDEIVKAEKKAAIEAAKKAGEDVSQMDLDKDMTEEERAKEEKKKNASVEHAEGYFEATDPTIPPVPELKLRYYHLMIRFYSHSNEYLEICRCYQNIMECEGVKEDPSKWTPVMKKVVWYVALAANEPMQQSLLHQISKDAKLADLPLHKQLMKQFTTKEIIHWDTLAAAFGSEMAAEADIFGGDDGEKRKKDLRQRVIEHNLLVIGAYYSRVTLQRLGELLCLPADETEKHLSDLVTSKKVSAKIDRPGGVVDFKTKAQGADWLLNQWVGKIDKLLNTLDKANHLIHKEAMAHKVSLEA from the coding sequence ATGGTCAAGGAGGCCATCACCTACATCGACAGGGCGCCCAACCTGGCGGTCAAGACCGAACTCATCGAGACCCTCAATACCGTCACATCAGGCAAGATCTTCGTGGAGGTTGAGAAGGCCCGTttgacccgcgcgctcgcaaagatcaaggaggaggctggcAAGATTGACGAGGCGGCTTCCATCATGCAGGAGGTTGCGGTTGAGACGTACGGCGCGCTATCCAAGCACGAGAAGCTCTTCTTCATCGAGGAGCAGGTTAGGCTGTGCCTCGACAAGGGAGACTACATCCGCGCCCAGATCCTTTCGCGGAAGATCAACGCCAAGTCCTTCGACGAGATCgtcaaggctgagaagaaggcggcgattgaggcggcgaagaaggctggCGAGGACGTGAGCCAGATGGACCTCGACAAGGACATGAcagaggaggagcgcgccaaggaggagaagaagaagaacgcGAGCGTGGAACACGCGGAGGGTTACTTCGAGGCGACGGACCCTACCATCCCGCCCGTTCCTGAGCTCAAGCTGCGCTACTACCACCTCATGATCCGCTTCTATAGCCATAGCAACGAGTACTTAGAGATCTGCAGGTGCTACCAGAACATCATGGAGTGCGAGGGCGTCAAGGAGGACCCCTCGAAGTGGACTCCGGTGATGAAGAAGGTGGTCTGGTACGTGGCGCTTGCCGCCAACGAGCCCATGCAGCAGTCCCTGCTGCATCAGATCTCCAAGGAtgcgaagctcgcggatcTGCCCCTGCACAAGCAGCTCATGAAGCAGTTCACCACGAAGGAGATCATCCACTGggacaccctcgccgccgccttcggcagcgagatggcggcggaggcagACATCTTCGGGGGCGATGACGGAGAAAAGCGCAAGAAGGACCTCAGGCAGCGCGTCATCGAGCACAACTTGCTCGTCATCGGAGCCTACTACTCGCGCGTCACGCTGCAGCGGCTGGGCGAGCTCCTCTGCCTCCCGGCGGATGAGACAGAGAAGCACCTCAGCGATCTGGTGACGTCCAAGAAGGTGAGCGCCAAGATTGACAGACCGGGCGGTGTAGTGGACTTCAAGACCAAGGCGCAGGGCGCGGACTGGCTCCTGAACCAGTGGGTGGGCAAGATCGATAAGCTCCTCAACACGCTGGACAAGGCGAATCACCTCATTCACAAAGAAGCGATGGCGCACAAGGTCTCTCTAGAGGCGTGA
- a CDS encoding predicted protein: MVLGARVRALAVDALGYAKGVPALALDDRAFREFIVWLEDTKIRAMPMDARGPLRAVDAPAAAWNSAFASLVAETGCELDVDDAAQTPRVFDHLLEQAVALDYRDNADDFGAVVKDLKLASIGAAPPPPKRQKTSAGGVQGAGEREDDAPRPRMRGLTDPSLVSALDELAAVLRVEIPAGSGVEASADACVAAVERFIAPFWSKVEEAERNAGDGKEGRGDERWNLSPSDFPSGVALGFDEDGDGGCSAAATAAVNVLRALHVNDLRVLQSAVDALLVQMQEYTSDPKTDSRLGRVGSG, from the coding sequence AtggtgctcggcgcgcgcgttcgggcgctggcggtggacgcgctcgggtaCGCCAAGGGcgtcccggcgctcgcgctcgatgaCCGCGCCTTCCGCGAGTTCATCGTGTGGCTCGAGGACACCAAGATCAGGGCGATGCCcatggacgcgcgcgggcccctgcgcgcggtggacgcgcccgccgccgcgtggaattcggcgttcgcgtcgctcgtcgccgagaccgGGTGCGAgttggacgtcgacgacgcggcgcaaACCCCGCGGGTGTTCGACCACCTCCTCGAACAGGCTGTCGCGCTCGACTACAGGGACAACGCGGACGActtcggcgcggtggtgaagGACCTCAAGCTGGCATCCATCGgtgccgccccgcccccgccgaagCGTCAGAAGACGAGCGCTGGCGGGGTtcagggcgcgggcgagcgcgaagatgacgcgccgaggccgcggaTGCGCGGTCTGACGGATCCCTCGCTAGTATCCgcgctcgatgagctcgcggcggtgctgcgCGTCGAGATACCCGCGGGATCCGGCGTCGAAGCCTCGGCGGatgcgtgcgtcgccgcggtggaaaGGTTCATCGCGCCGTTCTGGTCaaaggtggaggaggcggaaaggaacgcgggcgacgggaaggaaggtcgcggcgatgagcgctGGAACCTGAGTCCGAGCGACTTTCCCAGCGGCGTGGCGCTGGGTTTCGACGaagacggggacggcgggtgcagtgcggcggcgacggcggcggtgaacgtgCTGAGAGCGCTCCACGTCAACGACCTTCGGGTGTTGCagtccgcggtggacgcgctgctGGTGCAGATGCAGGAGTACACGAGCGATCCGAAGACGGACAGCAGGCTGGGAAGGGTGGGGAGCGGGTGA
- a CDS encoding predicted protein: MASTVHYKFKSQKDYDSIEFDGMFISVGDLKRQIVDKRGLGRDQAMELQLTNAQTNEDYEDDAVLVWKNTSVIAKRVPRDQLAAVGSEVGSTTVKKTVYVPPPQIPTGTEFRKPPPRRNMTYIAPGAAGADGAPADTSADPSIAALVSGAASAWETEKAAASAMGRGAGRGGGRGAPGGGRGMGGRGRGMDTSGPPPPGYVCFRCSVPGHWIHQCPTNGDQNLDVVRMKTAYGIPQNRLEHTEDGVLVAPTG, from the coding sequence ATGGCGTCAACGGTGCACTACAAGTTCAAGTCCCAGAAGGACTATGACTCAATCGAGTTCGACGGCATGTTCATCTCGGTGGGAGATCTGAAGCGCCAGATCGTGGACAAGCGCGGACTCGGCCGCGATCAGGCCATGGAGCTCCAGCTGACGAACGCGCAGACCAACGAGGACTACGAGGATGACGCCGTGTTGGTGTGGAAAAACACGTCGGTGATCGCTAAGCGCGTGCCGCGGgaccagctcgcggcggtggggtcCGAGGTTGGGTCCACCACCGTCAAGAAGACGGTGTacgtgccgccgccccagATCCCGACCGGGACGGAATTCAGGAAgccacccccgcgacggaACATGACCTACATCGCGCCCGGAGCTGCCGGTGCGGatggcgcccccgcggacaCGAGCGCCGAtccgtccatcgccgcgctcgtcagcggcgcggcgtccgcgtgggAGACCGAGAAGGCGGCAGCCTCAGCCATGGGCCGAGGCGCGGGCAGgggaggcggccgaggcgcccccggcggcgggaggggcatgggaggccgcggacgcggcatGGACACCAGCggaccgcccccgcccgggtATGTCTGCTTCAGGTGCTCCGTACCCGGCCACTGGATCCACCAGTGCCCGACGAACGGCGATCagaacctcgacgtcgtgcgcATGAAGACCGCGTACGGCATCCCCCAGAACCGTCTGGAGCACACGGAGGACGgcgtgctcgtcgcgccgaccGGTGA
- a CDS encoding predicted protein, which yields MSQASAPSIDDWRCPVCLEMLCKPVVGACGHVFCFWCEHKSMDVFDKSSCPTCRMPFSNLPAVCEALHFHLGRTYPKEYARRLRECHEEEKKTGNFSPNPTPVFLFDFSKVNELLSRGLQNRGSEKRLFDFLEAQEPMTEPDMNGIFECTPGMEDVETHVLWEPVVLNCGHAVCKSCASSTLTFGPGSTSLCPCGDCRMRVVGDKMPAVCKLMQRVIEASPIAERVRREAALREEAAWVNAETELAEEEEEEEDHDGEEEEDHDGEEEEDHDGEEEGEEANPLPGAVPEGGEADVDVDDLRPNPETFVHVAVGCDACGVYPIKGRRFKCIDCPERMGFDLCGACHGLVEARFVERGPRLGAIEGRFNQQHRPGHRMREVHPVPNFFHILQQRHPDLNPRQIMNFIEEQILAQQEGGDGDPITNAADNIVAEILDNLEPNVDGAVAAEEGTAGGNIMEAGLEGGPVEDVVRADAEAEELLTRQLFGDEDEEEEEEEEEGDVEVEYLSEEDEELAADARRRGLDAS from the coding sequence ATGTCGCAGGCGTCTGCCCCGAGTATCGACGACTGGCGATGTCCCGTGTGTCTGGAGATGCTGTGTAAGCCCGTGGTCGGGGCATGCGGGCACGTGTTCTGCTTCTGGTGCGAGCACAAGAGCATGGACGTCTTCGACAAGAGTAGTTGCCCCACCTGTAGGATGCCCTTCTCCAACCTCCCGGCGGTCTGCGAGGCTCTCCACTTCCATCTGGGAAGGACCTATCCCAAGGAGTACGCGCGGAGGTTAAGAGAGTGtcacgaggaggagaagaagaccGGGAACTTCAGCCCGAACCCCACCCCGGTGTTCCTGTTCGACTTTAGCAAGGTAAATGAACTCCTCTCGAGAGGTTTACAAAACAGAGGCAGCGAGAAGCGATTGTTCGACTTCCTGGAGGCACAGGAGCCCATGACAGAACCGGACATGAACGGCATCTTCGAATGCACACCCGGTATGGAAGACGTGGAAACTCACGTCCTGTGGGAACCCGTGGTGCTCAACTGCGGCCACGCGGTTTGCAAGTCCTGTGCGTCGAGCACGCTGACCTTCGGCCCCGGGTCGACGAGCCTGTGCCCGTGCGGCGACTGCCGCATGAGGGTCGTGGGAGACAAGATGCCCGCCGTGTGCAAACTGATGCAAAGAGTCATCGAGGCCAGCCCGATAGCCGAGAGGGTTCGGAGGGAGGCGGCCTTGCGAGAAGAGGCTGCGTGGGTAAACGCGGAGACGGAACTGGCTgaggaagaggaagaggaggaggatcatgatggggaggaggaggaggatcatgacggggaggaggaggaggatcatgatggggaggaggagggagagGAGGCAAACCCCTTGCCCGGCGCTGTCCCCGAGGGTGGCGAagcggacgtggacgtggacgacttGAGGCCGAACCCAGAGACGTTTGTGCACGTGGCTGTGGGatgcgacgcgtgcggggTTTACCCCATCAAAGGTCGAAGGTTCAAGTGCATCGATTGCCCCGAACGCATGGGTTTCGATCTTTGCGGCGCGTGTCACGGTTTGGTCGAGGCCAGGTTCGTGGAGCGCGGCCCTCGGCTCGGCGCCATCGAGGGCCGCTTCAACCAGCAGCACAGGCCGGGCCATCGGATGCGAGAGGTTCATCCCGTGCCGAACTTCTTCCACATCTTGCAGCAAAGACATCCCGACCTGAACCCAAGACAGATCATGAACTTTATAGAGGAGCAAATCTTGGCACAGCAGGAAGGTGGGGACGGGGACCCGATCACCAACGCGGCTGACAACATAGTGGCAGAAATATTGGACAATCTCGAACCGAACGttgacggcgccgtcgcggcagAGGAGGGCACGGCGGGGGGCAACATCATGGAGGCCGGCTTGGAGGGCGGACCAGTCGAGGACGTGGTtcgggcggacgcggaggcggaggagctcctcaCTAGACAACTGTTCGGAGATgaagacgaggaggaggaggaggaggaggaagagggtGACGTGGAGGTGGAGTACTTGAGCGAAGAAGACGAGgaactcgccgccgatgcgcgACGAAGGGGTCTGGACGCTAGCTAG